The Centropristis striata isolate RG_2023a ecotype Rhode Island chromosome 1, C.striata_1.0, whole genome shotgun sequence nucleotide sequence ATATGTATGAccaaacttcttcttcttcttcttcttcttcttcttcttcttcttcttcttcttcttcttcttcttcttcttcttcttcttttccttttcctttttttgttttgttttttgtagtgTTCTGCAAAGAACCTTAAGAACATCTCGGAGCTGTTCTACTACGCTCAAAAGGCCGTTCTGCACCCAACAGGTCCTCTTTACTGTCCAGAGAAAAAAGATGTAAGAGCAGTAATACACTGTGTGAAAGCTGCACCACTGTTTATGTAATGCAGTAGTTATCAGCTTGTTTTGCATCAAGAAATTTATATAAATTTACATTTGACAGAGTTATGCATTGCAGTATTTGAATATTGGCGTGAGCCCACAGCTCTGTTTGGAAATGGAATAGATCACTTTTTGGGTTGAAGAtcagataaaactttatttatgccCAAAAAGGAAATTCTGGTGTTGCAGCAGAACAAAGACTGAAATAAGTATGAATAAATAGAGaggtaaaaaagagaaaaagaggaataTATAACTAGTATaagagtaaaagtaaaagtatgcagGAGTAAATTTAGAGACAAAATTATGAGGTAAAGTGATATGGTATGAtttataacagtaggtctctgGTATATGTGTAGATAcaaggaatatatatatatatatatacatacatacatacatgtgtgtTATGTAATACTATATAGtaataaacatacagtatatagaaGTATGATATAGTGAAGAAAAGTATAAGATATAGTATATGGTGCAATTTTACAGAggcaatagtaataatattgtTAATAATATAATGCAGTATAACACTGGATTTTAGCAGAAGGTGATTGTTGATTTGCCTCTTTTATTCGCAGATGAAGTCCCTTTGTGTCAAAGCTTTGACTCGAATCTTCAAAGTGTCTGACCTGGACAATGACGGGATTCTCAACGATAATGAGCTCAACTTCTTCCAGGTAGGTCAACTCCTGACTGAGGTCACTGACCAAGTTAACAATGGCTTTGTGAAACGGGACCTTTATGACAACAATGATGTTTTTGTCCAACTGTTCACAGCGGACGTGCTTCAACACGCCGCTCGAGTCTCAGGCGTTGGAGGATGTAAAAAATGTGGTGAGGAAGAATTTGAGTGACGGAGTGTGTGACAACGGCCTCACTCTGAAAGGTAGGAACGGTTGGACTGGTCTCCTCATACACACAAGTCTCTTTCACATTATTTatgactgtgtttttttggtattcCGCTCCAGGCTTCTTGTTCCTCCACACACTGTTCATCCAGCGAGGTCGCCATGAAACAACTTGGACGGTGCTCAGGAGGTTTGGGTATGACGATGATCTGGAGTTAAATCAGGACTACCTCTTCCCACCGTGAGTCTCAGTCAGACACCCACCACAAATCCACACTGTGTGCATgcattattaaccctctgaatccaAAAACCTCCTGGTATTACTGccggaattttttttttttttatctataaaaTCACCCCTTATATCATTGCCATAAACTCTGAAAACGCATATTTCCCATGATCCTTGAATGAATCATGTGTGTCAAATGCTTCTGTtagtaaaataaccaaatcaaTCACTTTGTCCTACATGTCACGTTTAAAATTTCgccaaaaaattaaatgaattttttttaagactTGAATGTATTTTCCTCACCCATATTGTTCCATTTTTGGGTCTATTTAAACTAACATAAAGGTGTAGTCTTTCACTTTTGGTGCATTTATCTGTTGTTAGTGTTGTTAAGACCTTAAATGAAATAGTAGATTCAGTACATGACATAACACTACTATTGAGAACTACTGAGCTACGgtacttttttaagtaaagtgtaacatttttcttaatatttaagtttttgtagtaatgttttctgtgtttatcTTGTGTTCTGCTTGTTAACTATAACATCCTCTTTGAAATATTTCCCTGTCTCCAGGTTGAAAGTTCCTCCAAACTGCACCACAGAGCTCAACCACAATGCCTACCTCTTCTTACAGAGTGTCTTTGACAAACATGACAAGGTACAATCCTGTAGACCTGGTTCTGTATTTACTTTACCCTCTGCCCTGGAGAGGCTTTGACAGAAAGCTGCTCAGTGCGGAGCGCCGCACAGAACCAAATCACTCTCCCAGAGCCAACGCTGACCACCTGCTGCGGCGTCTTGTCACTGAGGAGGGATTGACAGGAGAATTAGCCGCAGGGTTAGAATGAAAGTCAAAGAGTGAAAGTGGCAGCTTATACCATGATCTGCTTTCTGTCCAACTGTGACGTTGTGCATCAGTTTATCATGTTTGTTTTCTCGGGTAGAAATGACATCAGACAGAAGTGAAATATTTCCTGTCTTGAACACCATATTCAATATTTACCTTTGTGTCTGTCAGGACCGTGACTGTGCCTTGTCACCAGAGGAGACGAGGGACCTGTTTGATGTTTTCCCCTACATGCCCTGGGGTCCAGATGTCAACAACACAGTTTGCACTAATGACCAGGGCTGGATCACCTACCAGGGATATCTCTCCCAGTGGACGTAAGTAGCTTTTAGTAAAGGTAAAGCCAGTATGTGTagaatttgaatatttgtaatttcacaAACCGCAGTAATACTGGGCTATTTCTAATAAGTATAGTGGATGGGAAAATGCAGCCAGGAGGCGAAGGTGTCTCGAAAGCGATGAGAAACGATATCAAAGAACTGGGCTGTTCAGACAAGACACGCTCCAGAGCTCTTACAATCTGTGGGGATTTTCTGGGGTCTTAATCTTAAGAAATAGTCTATAATAGTCTAATTTTGCTGGGCCATTGTGAGGTTGCTTCTGGGCCGGCCACCACTTGAATAGGCTGGCTCTAAAGATACCCTGATTAATCacctattttactctaaataggaccaTACATTACAAAATagttgagaccataaactcattaggaaaatgtttactgatgtaataaatctagtaagaagtagggtcattttctcatagacttctataccaCCGAACATCTTTCTGCAACCAGTTGGGtggccccctgctggctgttaAAATGATGCTGTGAtaataatgcatgtttaaaggcacttctgcattggcttcaatTTTCAAACCCGGAGacccttttttttgtagtttataatgattttttttcaaagtttaaataaaaacacaacatctcaGTCACATTGGTTCttatactttctttctttccccattttgtttattgttttttcagcaaCATATAAAACTGTGTCAACACAAGCACAACTGATCGTATATTTAATAAATCCCCCATTAAGTCTCCTTTTCCTTAACTTGTATTTGTTCAGGTTAACAACGTATCTGGATGTCCAGCGATGCCTGGAGTATTTGGGTTACCTCGGTTACTCAATAATTGCTGAGCAGGAGTCCCAAGCAGCAGGAATTACAGGTGAGTTAAACCAACACATCTTCTGTTCCGTACTCAGATGTAGAGCTGTATAAAGGTTCATGGTAATATCACAGGTATAGCATATAAAATGAACGGTTTTACTCCACAGTCAGTAATCAGCCTGGCTGACTGACTGCAGACAAGTGTTGTGTACAGCAGCAGTCTGAACTGATcctctgatgtgtgtgtggttgctcCCTCCCCTGCAGTGACCAGAGATAAGAAGATTGACCTGCAGAAGAAGCAGACCCAGCGCAGCGTCTTCCGCTGTAATGTCTTTGGGGACATTGGCAGCGGCAAGAGCGGCTTCCTCCAAGCCTTCCTGGGTAGAAACCTCATGGTAAACATTAATGTATACTTTGCACTCACAGATATTTTACAATGTCCCAGATTTAAAACAACAGTATGAGTCTGATCATTTGCTActcctttttgacatatattcagctgaaaaatgtgcaaaaattaGTTAATGGTAGATATGAACTCATTTTAAATTCACAGGTGTATTCAATTACAGTTGTATAGTATCACAACACACTTTGTATTATTCCATATTTGGGAAAGTTTAAACATATACCCACACAGAATTTCCCATTGCTGCACTCAGTCTTAGTTTAGAGTCAGTTTCATGTCCTGATCTGCTTTTTCataatgtttcttttcttttctcctcctcagcGCCAAAAATCAATTAGAGAGGAACACAGATCATACTATGCCATCAGCACAACCTTTGTTTACGGCCAGGAGAAATATCTTCTTGTGAGTATCAAAGACATACCTCTAATGCTTGATTTTATTAGCATTATTTGTTGCAATTTTATTTGTCTAAATGCAGCTTTTCCACTGttaaagacaataataataactgacaaATTCaccattattataatatatattgtttattttcatataaaGGGATATCATCTATGGTTATAACTATGACTATTAGGAGATTGTCAACTGTGAACCATCATGTGAACTGTGAAGTAGCTCAGCCTGAGGTCAGCTGTGCTTACTGGCTATTTACATAAGCTTCTTATCATCATTCATATTGCACTACCTGTAGCAGCACATGGAAAGCCCACTGTGTTTGCAATAGATAACTGAAATATCGCTAGTTTAAAGTGGCTGTGAAGCTAGACACATATAACAGTTAAACCGCAATAGCTGAACTAGTATTATGTTGCTTGCTGAATTTAAACAAAGTGTGAGTTTacttaaacattttattcaaaGACAAACAACTAGTGCCAACAGAAAGGAGTTCAGCTGATGTGTAAAGTTTGCCAGACAGGCACTCCCTTCGCGCTGCTGCACACAATAAATAAACCCTGCGGGGTTGGCTCTCATAAGTCAAGCTTGCATCCAAATCAGTCACAATTTTCAAATGAATTTTGTGAAAATGGCCAAGGAAAATCTGCTTGTTTCCAGTATGCAATTATAAGGACGTCAGTCATGATTCAAAAGAGCAATAGGTGGCGCCAGTCCTCCAGCTGGAAAAGCATTATACATTCTAGAAGAAGAGGGCACAGCAATGTCACTTATTTAAATCTTAAATGCATGCCAGTGGAACCTTAAATGGCAAAAGAAAATGTAGAAAACTAGATGGAAATatgacatttctgtttgttttatgcGCTCATATTAATCTGTTTTAGTTGCACTTTATCACATTTTGCTTTTGTCAATACACCAACCTCAGTCAAACATAAAGAAACGcaatattttgagattttttttaaattcttggCATTTCCACTTGGATGGAAATGTGATTCTCTTCATTGAACATTTAAGTACAATACATTTCTGACAAGACAAGAAGATCTGTATCCTGTGTGTATCTTTATAACAAGTCCTTTTCCTGTGAGAGCTACAGTGATATCTGCagaaatggaggaaaaaaaagctctgcagacttgcattttttttttctcaaacatcttgtaattgatgatgaaaatgatggctctcctctcctctcctctcctctcctctcctctcctctcagcttcaTGAAGTGTTCCCTGACATCGACTACCTGTCTGACGCTGATCTGGCCTGTGACATTGTCTGCCTGGTCTATGACGTCAGCAACCCTTACTCCTTTGAATACTGCGCCAAAGTCTTCAAGGTACAAAACTGTGTGATTGTAACATCAAAAGACAAATAACGCCTTTAACCACCACCACATCACCGATGTCTCTTTCCCTCCGCAGCAATACTTCATGGACAGCAAGGTCCCATGTATGATGATCGCAGCGAAGTCGGACCTGCCTGAGGTCAAACAGATGTACGGCTGCAGCCCTCTGGAGTTCTGCAGGAGGCACAAGATGCCGCCTCCTCAGTCCTTCACCTGCAACACTGCAGCAGCTCCCAACAGAGACATCTACACCAAACTTACCACCATGGCGATGTACCCGTAAGTATCAAGACACTATCTAGATCTTTTAAACTTAGGTGCCCCAATTGGTAGCAGAGTTAACTGATTTTAAGAACTTTAATACAGCAGGAAACAtattataatgataaatatACACTAGcgatcaaaaatgttttttcatgaaatgaattacaaaattaatctaaaatatagtaaaggCATTGACAAGGGTGGAAACAATCATTTTAACTTGTagaaatctccaactttacctccagATACTCAACTAgtctgaggaaggatcattttattgcttctcaaatcatacaaaacagttttcagctgtacTAACATAAGgcctcaggtgttttaatgatcaatcagcctttcattaacacaatgtgccactgaaACACAGGAGGGATGGAAGCTGACAATATAttatagatatttcataagaaaatcagccgttttcAGCTTTAATAGACATTTACcatatgaaaaatgtctagactgtatgtctgatgttttgatattttaaaaaagtgcttttctttaaaaaaaaaaaaaaataaggacatttctaagtgaccccaaacttttgagcggtaaTGTAATTCTGCTACAAattctgtttaaataattattttgtaataatcAAGCATTCCCATTACAGTGTGCATTTTTGGTGTATTGAGAACATATTGATAAAAAGACTTAATTTTTGCTCCCAGAAGACTGTTTTCTAATCAGTTTTATAGCTGTAGCTGCGAGATCTGTTCATGATGAATGTATAAACCCCTCTGGGTCTATAGAAACAATACACTGTCTGAATCAACCTGTAAACCCTCAGCTACAGATcatgtgaacattttttttcttgtttcagcCTGATGCTGTGAAGTAGCTCACTGAGTGCTTGTTTGCTGCTGTTAAACCAATGTAATTTTTAATctaaacatttaattttgtgaGATTCTGCAGTTGGTTCATAATTGGCAGTTATTCCTGTCTGAAACACGTGCGGTAGACAGGATGCATTCTTTTCTTTTGCAGTCTTATCCTTCATACAAAGCTCTGATGTCTGTGGCTTTACTCCAGGCCTCAGGATAAACCAGCTCCCTGTGGGGATGCTCCTACTCTCTCAAAGTGTCAGTTTCAGACATGATGTACTTCAGTCTATATTAATGCACTTTGCTTCCCTCTGGAAATGTTGCTTTCAAGTCTGAGACACTGTGGGTAAACTGGTTTCCCTGCTGAGCGGTAATGTTGATCCCTCCCAGAGGCTCACACTCCGGCTGTCAGCACACAGTGCCTCTCTGCACATCACACAGTTACATAATTACACACACCAGTTGTTATTTAATCCACAGCCTGGTAACGCTGTGACTGATGATTGATTTCATTGTTCATTTATCTGTTTGTAGATTTATCATTTGGTCTACAAAATgtgagaaaagtaaaaaaatgtccatccattcattctgtcttgttttgtcagggCAAAGCCCAAATATATTTACTTAATATGACATaaagcagagaaaagcaggataaatatatatttgtgagGCAGAAAATAGCGTTTCCTGCCATTTCTGCATGAAGAATTATTTTAGAATTAATTGATtgacaaattaaattatttttctgtggATCTACTAATTGATTACTGAAGTTATCATTGCAGCTACTGCTATATTCAGATTATGTTTAgtttaaacatgtatttattactGTGGtcgaagattttttttatcttgtagtGGAAAttacctattattattattattgaataatatccatattattataaatgttattGTAATTTCTTTCTTATTACATTTCGTCTCAGTCAGATTTACTTTTTGACAGAGCTGTGATATACTGCTGCAGCAGTGTCATAATTTCCAACAGAATCAACTTAAACTTATTTTGGCTCACATCTGGTTCAATCATCTGCTATTATCGCTCTGAATTCAAAGAAAAAGTTGAATTGTATTTATCTTAAACAGCCTGTATTTATGTTGAAGATTCACAGATCTTTCATCATGAGACTGTTGGTTTCACCCGAATTATTCTTGGCTTCAAATgcaggattattattttttttttattttttttaccatgatcTGGTTAATTCCAATGGTTTATTTGTGGGACATGAGAGGTgtagaataaaaccattttaaggttaaatttggttatttttcccgAAGAAACCATTTGTCACACATGACTCATTCAAggagcatcagaaaaaaaatcggATGATTTCTGcttttaccatttttatttttgataaattGGTGTCATTTGGGCATTTTGGGGAACCGaaacatgcctttcaaaccTGCTGGGGGTTCAGAATACTGCATTTTGATAATAATCCAGAGATTAAATTTGTGTACTTGATTCCTTCTTCTGGATAGTTGGATAATCCTATTACATCTCATCGAGGATCTCCTCTGAGTAGCTTTATCTGTTTTCATCGTCGTCCATTTATTCTGGCTTGGAGGCTCTGAGCCACAAACTGCTTATTT carries:
- the rhot1b gene encoding mitochondrial Rho GTPase 1b isoform X2; this encodes MRKDVRILLVGEPKVGKTSLIMSLVSEEFPTVVPYRAEEITIPADVTPERVPTHIVDYSEAEQTDEQLFQEISKANVICIVYSVNNKKSIEKVTSHWIPLITENTDKDSRVPLILVGNKSDLVEHSSMETILPIMNRHSEIETCVECSAKNLKNISELFYYAQKAVLHPTGPLYCPEKKDMKSLCVKALTRIFKVSDLDNDGILNDNELNFFQRTCFNTPLESQALEDVKNVVRKNLSDGVCDNGLTLKGFLFLHTLFIQRGRHETTWTVLRRFGYDDDLELNQDYLFPPLKVPPNCTTELNHNAYLFLQSVFDKHDKDRDCALSPEETRDLFDVFPYMPWGPDVNNTVCTNDQGWITYQGYLSQWTLTTYLDVQRCLEYLGYLGYSIIAEQESQAAGITVTRDKKIDLQKKQTQRSVFRCNVFGDIGSGKSGFLQAFLGRNLMRQKSIREEHRSYYAISTTFVYGQEKYLLLHEVFPDIDYLSDADLACDIVCLVYDVSNPYSFEYCAKVFKQYFMDSKVPCMMIAAKSDLPEVKQMYGCSPLEFCRRHKMPPPQSFTCNTAAAPNRDIYTKLTTMAMYPHVSQADLKSSTFWLRASVGATVFAVLGFAMYRVLLKSR
- the rhot1b gene encoding mitochondrial Rho GTPase 1b isoform X1 codes for the protein MRKDVRILLVGEPKVGKTSLIMSLVSEEFPTVVPYRAEEITIPADVTPERVPTHIVDYSEAEQTDEQLFQEISKANVICIVYSVNNKKSIEKVTSHWIPLITENTDKDSRVPLILVGNKSDLVEHSSMETILPIMNRHSEIETCVECSAKNLKNISELFYYAQKAVLHPTGPLYCPEKKDMKSLCVKALTRIFKVSDLDNDGILNDNELNFFQRTCFNTPLESQALEDVKNVVRKNLSDGVCDNGLTLKGFLFLHTLFIQRGRHETTWTVLRRFGYDDDLELNQDYLFPPLKVPPNCTTELNHNAYLFLQSVFDKHDKDRDCALSPEETRDLFDVFPYMPWGPDVNNTVCTNDQGWITYQGYLSQWTLTTYLDVQRCLEYLGYLGYSIIAEQESQAAGITVTRDKKIDLQKKQTQRSVFRCNVFGDIGSGKSGFLQAFLGRNLMRQKSIREEHRSYYAISTTFVYGQEKYLLLHEVFPDIDYLSDADLACDIVCLVYDVSNPYSFEYCAKVFKQYFMDSKVPCMMIAAKSDLPEVKQMYGCSPLEFCRRHKMPPPQSFTCNTAAAPNRDIYTKLTTMAMYPHARLRCMCTCNRCTFCLCQNFLNSELLQTVRAKLYAVVLRRHVSQADLKSSTFWLRASVGATVFAVLGFAMYRVLLKSR